The genomic interval CAAATGTTCTGGTCACAGGGCTGCTGTTCTGTCCGGAAATGTCGTCCAGAATCATACACCTGTTCGATACCGGTTCAATGTATTTTATGGACAGGCCATCATGCCCTGTCCGGAACCGAACGATTTCGGACAGCTTATCCGAACTGCTGATGCATCAGATCGCGGTGCCGCCCGTCCCGAAATGCTTGGTTGACCAGTTTTCGTGAAAACTTGCCTGCCTGGTAAGGCTCTCGCGCAACAACACGTTGCATCGCGGCTTCGACCTCATCGGTCAGCACGTCTCGCACTGTCAGATCCGTCGTGTCCCGCTTGATCAGATCATCCAGCCACTCAGCCATCACGCCGAAGTCCTGCCACGCACCATACCCATCCGCCTCATCGCGGCGATCAAGATAACCCTGCGGGCCACCGCATTCTTCAGGCGGGCAGGGCCCGGAGCCGCCGGTACAAAACGGATATGACTTCTTCGGGTCAGTAGTGCAAATGCTCTCGACGCGGATCTCATGCACCCAGCCATCGCCCATGTCGTACGTGTAGGAAAACTTGTCGTTCTTTCGGAACGAAAATTGCGCCAGCGGCACTCTTGGACTGCCTATCATCAATTCAAAGGAGCCGTACTGCACCGCATAGATATCGAAGGCGTACAGATGAATGCTCTCCCATCCCATGGCCACCTGCAAAACCCCATGCAGCTCGTGCAACGTCATGATTGCTGGAACCATCACGCGGCGCCAGATCATCGGACTGATCCCCAAAAGCCGAGTCTTCAGCTGAATAACGTCACCGAGCGCATCCATGCACTGATCGTGCCATCAATGGCCACCAACGGCAATTGCCCCACACTTTACGGTGCTCCCGTCCGGAACATTGAGGGGCATGGCATATCCTTTTGGCTTCATATGGAAAGGCCGCGCATCCGGCTCTTCCGGACAACAAGCCTCGCCACATCGTACGCAAGCTTACGGGATAGTCAAATGCTGGCTGACGTCCGGTGTGCCAGCAAACCGTCCTGCTGGACCGGATCAAGCTCTCCCCGCCGCACCAGCCGGTTCACATGCGCCAAGGTCTCGGTGAAGGCAAAACTCATTTGGTGCGCATCCAGCTTTCGCGGGAACAGAACCGGCACGAGGTCGGCAACTGTCTGCGGTGCGACGGTGCAAGCCCTTCGAATCAAGTCGCATCGCTGTTCGTGATGTTCTTCCAGTTCTGCAGCCCGGGTATGAAGACCGTGGAACGGGCGTCGATGACCGGGAAGCACCAGAACCTCAGCGGGAATATCTTGCCGGAGCTGACGCAGGCTGCGCAGAAAATGTCCGAGAGGATCGCCATTCGGGTCCGTGGCCGAGACGCTGACATTGGGTGAAATCCGCTCTAGCACCTGATCAGCACAAAAGAGCAGACTCTCCTCGTGACAATATAGCATGATCTGCTCAGCCGCGTGCCCCTCACCGGTGACAACCCGGAACTCCCGATGGCCAATGTTAAGCACGTCCGCCCGAACAAGCCGATGGTAGGACCTGGGGAGCGGATAAACCAATTGCAAGTATTCGTTGCCCCGGATGGCTACGATCCCGGCACCTTCAGCCGTCATTCCATGACTTACGTAGAAGTCAAAGAACTGGCGCGACCCGGTTTCATTCGGGGCGAGTGAAATCAGACGGCTTTCCGAGTAAGAGGACAGGCTGGTCAGCAGCGGCGCGTCGAATCTTTCGCACAGCCACCCGGCCAATCCGATGTGGTCGGGATGCACATGGGTCGCAATGACTCGTGTGATCGGTTCGCCGCGAAGTACATCGCGCAGGACGGCTTGCCAGGTCGCGATCGCCGGTTTCGTGTTGATCCCGGTGTCGATTACCGCCCAGCCCTCTCCGTCACGAATGAAGTAGACGTTGACGTGGTCCAAAGCGAAGGGCAGTGGAAACCGGACCCAGATGATTCCCTCGGCAATTTCGACCGGGTCTCCGAACTCTGGAACGTCTTGGAAAGGAAAAGTCAGGGGTTCGCGGGCCTGCGAGGCATCATTTGTCATTGCACGTCCTGTCAAGCGTTCGTTCAAGACCTAATGCGCCCATCAAAAGCTGTAAACTACCAGTCCTTTTGATCGGGACATCAATTTAGCTATGGCGATGAACTGCCTTCCCCGCCGAACAGCTGCTATCGCGGTGGGACTGGTGGACAAGAGCAGCTTGCGTTGAAACTTAAGCAGTTATGCATGTATCTGGGCAAGACCCTTTGTAATCTGAGAAGGTTGTAGGGGAGAGGTGCGATCATCTTTCGCAAACGCCTCCAGCGGTACCGCCTGCTGATCTTTGTCGATGGGCTACCACCCAATCTGAATTCGTGCCGCTATGTTCGACCGTGTATGAAGGTCCATAAGAACGACGACAGAGACGCGGAGGCAGTCGCTCAACCGGCAACCCGTCCGACGATGTCATTCGTTGCGATCAAGTCGGAAGGACAGCTCGATCATCAGGCCCTGCACCGTGCTCGAGAGAACGTCTTACAATATCGGCTTCTCACCAGCCAATGCCTACTTGTCGCGGCTCCCCTACAACTCCCGCATCCTCAAGATCTTCCCAACTGGGGAGGTCGCGCAGGCTTTCCAGCCCGAAGGCGGTCAGGAAGCCCTCGGTTGTCACAAACGTATAGGGCACGCCGCGGCGGGGGGCTGCGGGGGCCGGTGGCGATCAGGCCTTGGTCTTACAAACGGCCGATAAGGTCGCGGCTTATCTCATCTCTTTGCCGAAAATATCCTTGAGACCGTCGCGGGTGATCGGCTGGTGATAGGCGATTGCGGCCAGAACGGTGGTGTCGAATGCGTTCAGGTCAAGCGCCTGTCCGCCGACCTCTGCCGCAGCCCTGATCACGGCGGCATAGGGGGGCCGTGTGCGCAGCAGCCAGCCTTCGGCGGTTTTGGCGATCTCGTAGGGGCGGTCGGTCAGGTCGGCGGCCAGATCGGCGATCAGCAGATCGACGGCGGCCCCCTGCCCTACGACGCGGGCCAGAACCTCGCGCGGGACGGGGGTTGCGCTGGCGAAGAGCACCGCCTCGATCCGGCGCATCCATGCCCGCCAGCGGTATGCCGCGGGCAGATCCTCCAGCGCGCGGTCGAGAGCGGTATCGGGAGCGGCGGGCTTGACCATGCTACACACCGTAAAGACGGAATGTGGCGCGGCCCGTGAGTTCGCGCAATGCGCCCAGAGCCACGAGCCTGTCGCAAAGCCGCCTTGCGGCGCGATCCGACATCAGGCCCGTCAGCGCCAGCGAAGGGGACAGCGCATCATGGGACAAAAACAGCGCAATCGCGGCATCGGCACCCTTGGCGCGCAGTTTCGGGGATAGTGCCTGCAAGCACCCTGCCCTACGCGCGAGGTCCAGCGCCATGATGGCCGCGTCCTGCGCCTTCGCGGTGACCGCCTTGTGACAGGCCAGACGCAGATCATCGCCCGTGAGACGCAAGGCGCGCACGGGCAGACCGGCGGCGAGAAGCGGCACCGGATGATCCCATCCCATCGCCTGCGCCAGAACCGCATCGGCCATAATCAGGGCTTCGGCCTCGGCGCGCGGGGCGCCTTTCAGGATAGCCTCGAGCACGCGGGCGGCTTGGGCGACGGGCGTGCCCTGCCCCGGTTTGAGCCAGAAAGCTGCATGCGGGGCCAAATGATCGGGCAGGACACTGGCCAGATGTTTGGCGCTGGCCTTGCGCGTCACCGCGCGGCGCCATTGCAGATAGAGCGCCCCTGCCGGTCCGGGATGATCGCCCGCGCGCAACAAATGGACCGCATCGCGCAGATCCGCTGCCGTTTCCATCCGCCCTGCAAAGCCTGCACAGGCAGTGGCCGCACCAAGGGCCAGACGTTCACGCAACAAGCTGTGGGGGGGCGCGGGATTGGTGACCACAGCATGCAGTTCCGCAAGTGCTGCACCTGATAAAAAAGCCACATCTTCAAGGCTTTCACCCGATACGGACATGACCCGCCGCGGAATGCTGGGTATTGTCGGCCTAACATCTTGCGCATAGGAATCGGTCACGTTCGTGCATGAAACTTATTGGCTGGCGGCGCTTTATTCCACAAAATAGATAAAAAAGCGCCGCACTGCGAAAGGTTCATGCATGTCCAATAACCTTGTGTTATCGGACCTAAAAATGATATGCCCGAAAACATGGGCAGTCTCACAAATAACAGTACCAAAATCGAGGGCTCCGACGCCCCAGAGGACGAGATTTCGCGTTCACCGTCCGATGACGCGCCGAACGATGACGAGCACAACGAGAGAGAACAGGCAGAAAGTGAATCAATCGCCCTGCCTGCTCATGTCGCCGGCTCCGGCACCCTCGACCGGCTGATCGATACGGCGCGCGGATACGCCGAAGCTTCAACGGCCGAAAACACCAACAAAGCCTACGCCGCCGACTGGAAACACTTCACCCGCTGGTGCCGGCTGAAAGGAACGGATCCCCTGCCCCCCTCGCCCGAGATGGTGGGGCTTTATATGGCCGACCTTGCCGCATCGACGGGGAAGACCCCTGCTCTGTCGGTCTCCACCATCGAGCGGCGTCTCTCCGGTCTTGCCTGGAACTACACACAGCGCGGGTTCACGCTGGATCGCAAGGACCGGCACATCGCGACGATCCTGGCCGGGATCAAGCGCAAGCACGCCCGCCCGCCGGTCCAGAAGGAAGCGATCCTGCCGGAGGATATCCAGGCGATGGTGGCCACCCTGCCCTACGATCTGCGTGGTCTCCGGGACCGGGCGATCCTTCTCATTGGATATGCTGGCGGTCTCCGTCGCTCCGAAATCGTCAGTCTCGATGTGCACAAGGATGACACTCCGGACTCCGGCGGCTGGATCGAGATCATGGAACAGGGTGTTCTGCTAACGCTAAATGCCAAAACCGGGTGGCGCGAGGTCGAGATCGGACGCGGTTCATCCGACCAGACCTGCCCCGTCCACGCCCTTGAGCAATGGCTACACTTTGCAAAGATCGACTTCGGACCAGTCTTCGTGCGGTGTTCGCGGGATGGGAAACGCGCCCTGGAGACGCGCCTTTCCGACAAACACGTCGCCCGGCTGATCAAGGCGACCGTCCTCAAGAGCGGCATCAGGGCCGATCTGCCGGAGGCGAAACGGTTGGCAATGTTCTCCGGCCATTCCTTGCGCGCCGGGCTCGCATCGTCAGCAGAAGTCGATGAACGCTACGTTCAAAAGCAACTCGGTCATTCTACTGCGGAGATGACCCGACGGTACCAGCGCAGGCGCGACAGGTTCCGGGTCAATCTGACCAAGGCAGCGGGGCTGTGAAGTCCTCGGTTCTTGACCTGCTGGTGAAGCGCCAAGGTGAAATTCGAGTGGTTCAGTTTCAGCTTACTGCTTCAATTGAAATCAGGAACTAAACGCGACATTCGTGAACCTCTTCATCCCCCTCGGTGGTGATGAGAGGGGCGTCGTAATCATCAATCAAAGTAGAGGTTTGTGGCTTCATATGCGCAAAATACTAATCTTTTGCACATTACCCAAGCGTTTTTGTGGCCGCTGCTTGCGCCCTTTATATAGTACGCGCGCGCGACTGCCGGCAGAACCTCTCAGTTCGCGCTCTGCCCTAGGAAACCAAGGGATTATGCACCAGCGCCCCGAGAGAACACTAGCTTGCATTCGTTTACAAATGGTCGATTGGTGACGTGATCCGCATTTGCAAAAAGCCAGAGAAAGGGAAGCCCGGGTGCCGGGCTTGAAAGGATAGAGAGAGTCTCTTCCGGGTCCGGCATGACAAGGATCCTGACCATGGCCAAGACGCGTTCGAAACCCACCACCTCAAAGAAGACCGAAGCCGCCGGATCGGCAACGCCTGACGGCGCCGCCAACATCCGGATGATCCCGCTCGACCAGCTGGAGCCGAGTCCTCTCAACGTCCGCAAGGTCGCCGCGAGCGCCAGCGATGACGCCGAACTCCTCGCCAGCATCCGCGAGACCGGCATCAAACAGAACCTGGTGGTGCATGCGCTGTCTGAGACACGTTTTGCTGTCGATGCGGGTGGGCGCCGCCTCAAAGCGCTAAAGCAACTCGCCGAAGACGGCGCCATCCCTAAGGATCACCCAGTCCCCTGCCTCGTCGAGGATGAGCACAACGCTATCCTCACCTCCGCCACCGAAAACCTCCAGCGCGCGGCGATGCATCCCGCCGACCAGTTCGAGGCGTTTGACAACTTGATCGGCGAGGGCCGCAGCGAAGACGAGATCGCGCTGAAGTTCGGCGTATCTGTCGACCTGGTGCGCCGCCGCCTCAAACTCGCCCGTGTCGCGCCCGAGATCATCGAGCAGTTCCGCGCGGGCGACCTGACCCTCGAATGCGTGATGGCCTTCACGC from Paracoccus albus carries:
- a CDS encoding plasmid pRiA4b ORF-3 family protein encodes the protein MDALGDVIQLKTRLLGISPMIWRRVMVPAIMTLHELHGVLQVAMGWESIHLYAFDIYAVQYGSFELMIGSPRVPLAQFSFRKNDKFSYTYDMGDGWVHEIRVESICTTDPKKSYPFCTGGSGPCPPEECGGPQGYLDRRDEADGYGAWQDFGVMAEWLDDLIKRDTTDLTVRDVLTDEVEAAMQRVVAREPYQAGKFSRKLVNQAFRDGRHRDLMHQQFG
- a CDS encoding MBL fold metallo-hydrolase; amino-acid sequence: MTNDASQAREPLTFPFQDVPEFGDPVEIAEGIIWVRFPLPFALDHVNVYFIRDGEGWAVIDTGINTKPAIATWQAVLRDVLRGEPITRVIATHVHPDHIGLAGWLCERFDAPLLTSLSSYSESRLISLAPNETGSRQFFDFYVSHGMTAEGAGIVAIRGNEYLQLVYPLPRSYHRLVRADVLNIGHREFRVVTGEGHAAEQIMLYCHEESLLFCADQVLERISPNVSVSATDPNGDPLGHFLRSLRQLRQDIPAEVLVLPGHRRPFHGLHTRAAELEEHHEQRCDLIRRACTVAPQTVADLVPVLFPRKLDAHQMSFAFTETLAHVNRLVRRGELDPVQQDGLLAHRTSASI
- a CDS encoding DUF1403 family protein, producing MTDSYAQDVRPTIPSIPRRVMSVSGESLEDVAFLSGAALAELHAVVTNPAPPHSLLRERLALGAATACAGFAGRMETAADLRDAVHLLRAGDHPGPAGALYLQWRRAVTRKASAKHLASVLPDHLAPHAAFWLKPGQGTPVAQAARVLEAILKGAPRAEAEALIMADAVLAQAMGWDHPVPLLAAGLPVRALRLTGDDLRLACHKAVTAKAQDAAIMALDLARRAGCLQALSPKLRAKGADAAIALFLSHDALSPSLALTGLMSDRAARRLCDRLVALGALRELTGRATFRLYGV
- a CDS encoding tyrosine-type recombinase/integrase; translated protein: MGSLTNNSTKIEGSDAPEDEISRSPSDDAPNDDEHNEREQAESESIALPAHVAGSGTLDRLIDTARGYAEASTAENTNKAYAADWKHFTRWCRLKGTDPLPPSPEMVGLYMADLAASTGKTPALSVSTIERRLSGLAWNYTQRGFTLDRKDRHIATILAGIKRKHARPPVQKEAILPEDIQAMVATLPYDLRGLRDRAILLIGYAGGLRRSEIVSLDVHKDDTPDSGGWIEIMEQGVLLTLNAKTGWREVEIGRGSSDQTCPVHALEQWLHFAKIDFGPVFVRCSRDGKRALETRLSDKHVARLIKATVLKSGIRADLPEAKRLAMFSGHSLRAGLASSAEVDERYVQKQLGHSTAEMTRRYQRRRDRFRVNLTKAAGL